Proteins encoded within one genomic window of Mesobacillus subterraneus:
- a CDS encoding ABC transporter permease subunit yields MNKKLIWLIAAKDIRGITSSAQVWLGMILLPLIFSVIFPLAFILLVKNVPLSSPELLDLVDNVVKGLKGTKSGEIIGSLPSLEHQIIFVVVNYLLGSIFLLIPTINAMMIALHSFVGEKEKRTMETLLFSPITVKELFIGKVLSAFIPSIMITWVSFLLFGVITVSFTYNMFGYFIFPNANWLILMLWVVPVITILTILVNVFVSARSKGFQEAQQLGGIVILPIMALFIGQATGFLIIKPYLLGLIGLIVLFFNLILLKMMTKYNDRNTLFEKQI; encoded by the coding sequence ATGAATAAAAAGTTAATATGGCTTATAGCTGCTAAAGATATCAGGGGAATCACCAGCTCGGCTCAGGTGTGGCTGGGGATGATCTTATTGCCACTGATTTTTTCGGTGATATTTCCGCTGGCTTTTATTCTCTTGGTTAAAAATGTTCCACTTTCTTCACCAGAGTTGCTTGATTTAGTGGACAATGTAGTAAAAGGTCTAAAGGGTACAAAGAGCGGGGAAATAATAGGCAGTCTCCCGAGTTTGGAACACCAAATTATATTCGTGGTTGTGAATTACCTGCTTGGTTCGATCTTTTTACTAATACCAACCATCAATGCTATGATGATTGCTCTTCATAGCTTTGTAGGGGAAAAAGAAAAAAGGACCATGGAAACACTGTTGTTTTCTCCGATTACAGTGAAGGAATTATTTATTGGGAAAGTTCTTTCAGCCTTCATTCCATCAATCATGATTACTTGGGTGAGTTTCTTACTGTTTGGAGTCATCACAGTAAGCTTTACTTATAATATGTTTGGTTATTTCATTTTCCCTAATGCGAATTGGCTTATCCTGATGTTATGGGTTGTCCCTGTCATTACCATCCTCACTATCCTCGTGAATGTGTTCGTCTCTGCCAGGTCAAAAGGATTTCAGGAGGCACAGCAGCTCGGGGGAATCGTAATACTTCCGATCATGGCACTCTTTATAGGCCAGGCAACGGGTTTTTTAATCATTAAGCCTTATTTACTTGGTTTAATAGGTCTTATCGTATTATTTTTTAATTTAATCCTATTAAAAATGATGACTAAATATAATGATCGAAATACTTTATTTGAAAAGCAAATATAG